The following are encoded in a window of Pectinophora gossypiella chromosome 8, ilPecGoss1.1, whole genome shotgun sequence genomic DNA:
- the LOC126368796 gene encoding CDP-diacylglycerol--glycerol-3-phosphate 3-phosphatidyltransferase, mitochondrial: MLINGNMPLWFRPAELHHFNWLFSVAPCFAVHSSKINIITDPRIFYDTLCERFRKADKRISVASLYIGTGILERRLLDITKETVHTKNLKFNVLLDYQRGTRGEENSRTLLQDFLDEMPTQCIVSLYQTPRLQGSWSKALPSRYNELVGLQHMKLYIADDTVLLSGANCSTDYFQQRQDRYIEIEDPDIADFYSELIEEVSAFSKKCERGGSVKGFQRKLTKDMMMNVVNMRMRDFTEKWKAQQGSNYYKVFGDLNKDTWVFPLIQMGEFGIRQDEQATLSLLSSAPEGSCIRLATGYFNLTEQYASALLKDCNANVSLLMAHPNANGFLGAAGPAGGIPHAYSLIAQQFKKKIEDLDQSERIRMFEYQRPGWTFHAKGLWYYPPGSNVPWGTIVGSANLGERSVRRDLEAQAVIFTSSPELQMRLHDECAELHKYGTECNKELQERQVPLWVRATVGLFRTYF, from the exons atgttgatTAACGGGAATATGCCATTATGGTTTAGGCCCGCCGAACTGCACCACTTTAATTGGTTGTTTAGTGTGGCTCCATGCTTCGCTGTTCACTCttcaaaaattaatattataacagaTCCTCGAATCTTTTACGATACTTTATGTGAGAGATTTAGGAAAGCCGATAAACGAATATCCGTCGCTAGTCTGTACATAGGTACAGGGATCTTGGAACGTAGGTTATTAGATATTACTAAAGAGACTGTCCACACGAAAAACTTGAAGTTTAATGTTCTTTTGGACTATCAGAGAGGGACGCGTGGCGAGGAGAACTCCAGGACTTTGTTGCAAGATTTTTTGGATGAAATGCCGACTCAGTGTATTGTGTCTTTGTATCAGACTCCTCGACTTCAGGGGTCATGGTCTAAAGCTTTACCCTCTAGGTATAATGAGTTGGTAGGCCTGCAACACATGAAACTATATATAGCGGACGATACAGTGCTGCTGAGTGGTGCCAACTGTTCCACTGACTACTTCCAGCAGAGACAAGATCGCTATATTGAGATAGAAGATCCTGATATTGCAGACTTCTATAGTGAACTCATAG aGGAAGTTAGTGCTTTTAGCAAAAAATGTGAACGAGGTGGATCTGTGAAAGGATTTCAAAGAAAGTTGACTAAAGATATGATGATGAATGTAGTCAATATGAGAATGAGAGATTTCACAGAGAAGTGGAAAGCCCAGCAGGGATCTAACTATTATAAagtttttggag atttaaataaagacacatgGGTATTCCCTCTCATCCAAATGGGAGAGTTTGGCATCAGACAAGATGAACAAGCAACACTAAGTTTATTGTCATCTGCCCCTGAGGGCTCTTGCATTCGCTTAGCTACTGGATACTTCAATTTGACGGAACAATATGCTTCGGCGTTGTTGAAGGACTGCAATGCAAATGTCAGCCTGCTCATGGCTCATCCTAAT GCAAATGGTTTCCTAGGAGCTGCTGGACCGGCGGGAGGGATTCCACATGCCTACTCCCTCATAGCACAACA gtttaaaaagaaaatagaagatTTAGATCAATCTGAGAGAATTCGAATGTTTGAATACCAACGCCCTGGATGGACTTTTCACGCGAAAGGATTGTG GTATTATCCACCCGGCAGCAATGTGCCTTGGGGAACTATAGTTGGCTCTGCAAACCTGGGAGAGCGGTCAGTGCGTCGCGACTTGGAAGCACAGGCCGTCATCTTTACGTCATCGCCAGAGCTTCAG aTGAGGCTTCACGATGAGTGCGCCGAGCTGCACAAATATGGTACCGAGTGCAATAAGGAGCTGCAGGAGCGACAAGTGCCTTTGTGGGTGCGTGCCACCGTCGGCTTGTTTAGAACGTACTTCTAA
- the LOC126368804 gene encoding rhomboid-related protein 3-like isoform X2, with translation MSGKRTRSYRCAVHHRDREVCSENDFHLLLEDPTLFARMVHLVAMEVLPEERERKYYQERYTCCPPPLFIICVTLLELGVFAWYAAGSGGMAAAAGPVPVDSPLVYRPDRRRELWRFLTYSVVHAGWLHLAFNLLVQLAVGLPLEMVHGALRCGAVYLAGVLGGSLAASVLDPDVCLAGASGGVYALLAAHLANALLNFHAMRYGAVRLVAALAVASCDVGFAVHARYTKEAPPVSYAAHVAGALAGLTIGLLVLKHAQQRLWERLLWWAALGAYAACTLFAVLYNVFSAPVDELHYLPPDPPPDLAGF, from the exons ATGAGTGGCAAGCGAACACGAAGCTATAGATGCGCCGTGCACCACAGGGACCGAGAGGTCTGCTCAGAAAACGACTTCCATCTCCTCCTTGAAGACCCAACGCTCTTTGCCAG GATGGTGCACTTGGTGGCGATGGAAGTGCTCCCGGAAGAGCGGGAGCGGAAGTATTACCAGGAGCGGTATACTTGCTGTCCACCGCCACTGTTCATAATCTGCGTCACACTGTTAGAG CTGGGTGTGTTCGCGTGGTACGCGGCGGGGTCGGGCGgcatggcggcggcggcgggcccaGTGCCAGTAGACTCGCCGTTGGTGTACCGGCCCGACCGGCGGCGCGAGCTATGGCGGTTCCTCACCTACAGCGTCGTACATGCCGGCTGGCTGCATCTCGCCTTCAACCTGCTTGTGCAACTTGCG GTTGGTCTACCTCTAGAAATGGTCCACGGCGCGTTACGATGTGGAGCCGTCTACCTCGCCGGAGTTTTGGGGGGGTCCCTCGCGGCCTCAGTGTTGGACCCTGACGTGTGCCTCGCGGGGGCCTCCGGGGGAGTGTATGCCCTTCTAGCGGCGCACTTGGCCAATGCTCTGCTGAACTTCCACGCGATGCGCTACGGAGCCGTGAGGCTGGTAGCGGCGTTGGCTGTCGCGTCCTGCGACGTCGGCTTCGCGGTTCATGCTAGGTATACTAAG GAAGCGCCGCCGGTGTCGTACGCGGCGCACGTGGCGGGCGCGCTAGCGGGACTGACGATAGGGCTGCTGGTGCTGAAGCACGCGCAGCAGCGGTTGTGGGAGCGGCTGCTGTGGTGGGCGGCGCTAGGCGCGTACGCGGCGTGCACGCTGTTCGCGGTGCTGTACAACGTGTTCAGCGCGCCCGTGGACGAGCTGCACTACCTGCCGCCCGACCCGCCGCCCGACCTCGCCGGCTTTTGA
- the LOC126368793 gene encoding E3 ubiquitin-protein ligase SMURF2 yields the protein MSTPVSNRKYGAQKIRLTILCARNLVRRDLFRLPDPFAKISVDGSGQVYSTNAVKATLDPKWNTHYDLYLTKGDGITISVWNQRKVHKRQGSGFLGCVRIQPSTVHKLKDTGYQCLELCEDGSGETCGVRGQVIVSLLSRDGARGEPASAAGEGSPLAVVGPAGDVRAPRDPPVSPTLSQQPLPPHWEERFTSSGRPYYVNHALRRTQWERPAGDVATPSSPAPASPVSPPSPASPASPAAPNSPASPMSPACPASPSSPSSPLSDAEVNHAQTISLRPEPQPQTAVRGRGPPPPASPPASTPATPIAATDLPPGYEMRTTGQGQVYFYNSVTGASTWHDPRVPAHLRHCAAPAGALPPGWELRHAPSGRVYFVDHNNRTTQFTDPRLALSARLLTPGDPTPSTPTQPSLPAAAPASEPADSDALPKYKRDLAAKARVLRAELQALQPQTGHCRIEVSRNEVLEESYRLVMKLRGKELRKRLLVKFRGEEGLDYGGVAREWLHLLGRELFNPHYGLFQYANAGDDRYALQINADSGVNPEHLSYFHFAGRILGVALFHGHQLDAAFTAPFYKQLLGRPITLRDIRDVDPELHRSLSWMLDNSIAGVIDTTFSVECSSFGAVRSVELRPGGGAEPVTDANKREYVRLYVAHRFTRGAERQWLALQRGLGDVVPPALLRPLAPRDLQPLLAGRADLDAADWRRHTRLKHVGPDAPIVGWFWEIVEQFDQEMRARLLQFVTGSRRVPLAGFRALQGSTGAAAPRLFTLHLVADASPDSLPKAHTCFNRLDLPPYPSKEKLHDKLKQAVLETAGFAVE from the exons atgtcCACTCCTGTTTCAAATCGTAAATATGGAGCACAGAAAATAAGACTTACAA ttCTGTGTGCGAGGAATTTGGTACGAAGAGATCTGTTTC GATTGCCGGATCCTTTTGCCAAAATATCGGTGGATGGTAGTGGACAAGTATATTCAACAAATGCGGTCAAAGCAACTTTGGACCCAAAGTGGAACACTCACTATGACCTTTACCTTACAAAAGGAGATGGGATCACAATCAG tGTTTGGAATCAAAGAAAAGTTCATAAAAGACAAGGATCAGGCTTTTTAGGATGTGTCCGAATCCAGCCTTCTACAGTCCACAAACTAAAAGACACTGGTT acCAATGTCTAGAGCTTTGTGAGGATGGTTCTGGCGAGACATGTGGTGTCCGAGGTCAAGTGATTGTGTCCCTGTTGTCCCGGGACGGCGCGCGCGGTGAGCCGGCGTCGGCGGCGGGGGAGGGCTCTCCGCTAGCTGTGGTGGGCCCCGCCGGCGACGTGAGAGCCCCGAGAGACCCCCCCGTCAGTCCCACACTATCACAGCAACCTCTGCCCCCACACTGGGAAGAGCGATTCACATCTAGTGGCAG GCCATATTACGTGAACCACGCATTGCGGCGTACGCAGTGGGAGCGGCCAGCGGGCGATGTGGCGACGCCCTCGTCCCCCGCGCCAGCGTCCCCCGTATCACCGCCGTCCCCCGCCTCCCCCGCGTCCCCAGCCGCACCCAACTCCCCGGCATCCCCTATGTCCCCCGCCTGTCCCGCTTCCCCGTCATCCCCTTCATCCCCGCTCTCCGATGCTGAAGTGAATCACGCGCAGACTATATCTTTGAG ACCGGAGCCGCAGCCACAAACAGCGGTGCGTGGTCGcgggccgccgccgcccgccagcCCGCCTGCCTCCACGCCCGCCACACCCATAGCCGCCACCGACCTACCGCCTGGATACG AGATGCGGACGACGGGCCAGGGGCAGGTGTACTTCTACAACAGCGTGACGGGCGCGTCGACGTGGCACGACCCGCGCGTGCCGGCGCACCTGCGGCACTGCGCCGCGCCGGCCGGCGCGCTGCCGCCGGGCTGGGAGCTGCGCCACGCGCCCTCGGGCCGCGTCTACTTCGTCGACCACAACAACCGCACCACGCAGTTCACCGACCCTCGCCTCGCGCTCTCCGCCCGGCTCCTT ACGCCGGGCGATCCGACGCCGTCGACGCCGACACAGCCGTCGTTACCCGCGGCCGCGCCCGCCAGCGAGCCCGCGGACTCGGACGCACTGCCCAAGTACAAGCGCGACCTCGCGGCTAAAGCGAGGGTCTTGAGGGCAGAGCTCCAAGCCTTGCAGCCGCAGACCGGACATTGTAGGATTGAG gtatcacgcaaCGAAGTGCTCGAAGAATCTTATCGTTTAGTGATGAAGCTACGCGGCAAGGAACTGCGCAAGCGGTTGTTGGTGAAATTCCGCGGCGAGGAAGGCTTGGACTACGGCGGCGTGGCGCGCGAGTGGCTGCACTTGCTAGGCAGAGAGCTGTTCAACCCACACTACGGATTGTTCCAATACGCCAATGCTGGAGACGATCGGTACGCCCTGCAAATCAATGCTGACTCCGGA GTGAACCCAGAGCACCTGTCGTACTTTCACTTCGCGGGCCGCATATTGGGCGTGGCGTTGTTCCACGGGCACCAACTGGACGCCGCCTTCACCGCGCCCTTCTACAAGCAGCTGCTCGGCCGGCCCATCACGCTGCGAGACATCCGCGACGTAGACCCCGAGCTGCATCGCTCGCTCTCCTGGATGCT GGACAACAGCATCGCCGGCGTGATAGACACCACGTTCTCGGTGGAGTGTTCGTCGTTCGGCGCGGTGCGCAGCGTGGAGCTGCggccgggcggcggcgcggagcCCGTGACGGACGCCAACAAGCGCGAGTACGTGCGGCTGTACGTGGCGCACCGCTTCACGCGCGGCGCCGAGCGGCAGTGGCTGGCGCTGCAGCGCGGGCTGGGCGACGTGGTGCCGCCCGCGCTGCTGCGGCCGCTGGCGCCGCGCGACCTGCAGCCTCTGCTGGCCGGCCGCGCCGACCTCGACGCCGCCGACTGGCGCCGCCACACGCGCCTCAAGCACGTCGGCCCCGACGCGCCCATCGTCGGCTGGTTCTGGGAGATCGTCGAACAGTTCGACCAAGAGATGCGAGCGAGACTCCTCCAGTTCGTTACCGGCTCCCGGAGGGTCCCGCTGGCGGGGTTCCGCGCGCTGCAGGGCTCGACCGGCGCGGCGGCCCCGCGGCTCTTCACGCTGCACCTCGTCGCGGACGCCTCGCCCGACTCCCTGCCGAAGGCGCACACCTGCTTCAATCGACTCGACTTACCCCCTTACCCGAGTAAGGAGAAATTGCATGACAAACTGAAACAGGCCGTCCTCGAGACGGCCGGGTTTGCCGTCGAATGA
- the LOC126368804 gene encoding rhomboid-related protein 3-like isoform X1, whose product MSGKRTRSYRCAVHHRDREVCSENDFHLLLEDPTLFARMVHLVAMEVLPEERERKYYQERYTCCPPPLFIICVTLLELGVFAWYAAGSGGMAAAAGPVPVDSPLVYRPDRRRELWRFLTYSVVHAGWLHLAFNLLVQLAVGLPLEMVHGALRCGAVYLAGVLGGSLAASVLDPDVCLAGASGGVYALLAAHLANALLNFHAMRYGAVRLVAALAVASCDVGFAVHARYTKQEAPPVSYAAHVAGALAGLTIGLLVLKHAQQRLWERLLWWAALGAYAACTLFAVLYNVFSAPVDELHYLPPDPPPDLAGF is encoded by the exons ATGAGTGGCAAGCGAACACGAAGCTATAGATGCGCCGTGCACCACAGGGACCGAGAGGTCTGCTCAGAAAACGACTTCCATCTCCTCCTTGAAGACCCAACGCTCTTTGCCAG GATGGTGCACTTGGTGGCGATGGAAGTGCTCCCGGAAGAGCGGGAGCGGAAGTATTACCAGGAGCGGTATACTTGCTGTCCACCGCCACTGTTCATAATCTGCGTCACACTGTTAGAG CTGGGTGTGTTCGCGTGGTACGCGGCGGGGTCGGGCGgcatggcggcggcggcgggcccaGTGCCAGTAGACTCGCCGTTGGTGTACCGGCCCGACCGGCGGCGCGAGCTATGGCGGTTCCTCACCTACAGCGTCGTACATGCCGGCTGGCTGCATCTCGCCTTCAACCTGCTTGTGCAACTTGCG GTTGGTCTACCTCTAGAAATGGTCCACGGCGCGTTACGATGTGGAGCCGTCTACCTCGCCGGAGTTTTGGGGGGGTCCCTCGCGGCCTCAGTGTTGGACCCTGACGTGTGCCTCGCGGGGGCCTCCGGGGGAGTGTATGCCCTTCTAGCGGCGCACTTGGCCAATGCTCTGCTGAACTTCCACGCGATGCGCTACGGAGCCGTGAGGCTGGTAGCGGCGTTGGCTGTCGCGTCCTGCGACGTCGGCTTCGCGGTTCATGCTAGGTATACTAAG cAGGAAGCGCCGCCGGTGTCGTACGCGGCGCACGTGGCGGGCGCGCTAGCGGGACTGACGATAGGGCTGCTGGTGCTGAAGCACGCGCAGCAGCGGTTGTGGGAGCGGCTGCTGTGGTGGGCGGCGCTAGGCGCGTACGCGGCGTGCACGCTGTTCGCGGTGCTGTACAACGTGTTCAGCGCGCCCGTGGACGAGCTGCACTACCTGCCGCCCGACCCGCCGCCCGACCTCGCCGGCTTTTGA
- the LOC126368803 gene encoding probable isoaspartyl peptidase/L-asparaginase GA20639: protein MQPIIIVHGGAGDIPTSRVQGKLDGIRVAVRAGYEVLKKGGTSLDAVEAAVVAMEKDENFNAGYGSVLNLRGEVEMEASIMSGTKLDVGAVTLIKDFLHPISIAHKVLTDSPHSLLGGEGAKLFALEKGFKTVPPESLISENAKNALDKFLKHGEFGRTEIGTKDEGGVGTVGAVAIDANGHVAVATSTGGMSGKAVGRIGDTPQIGSGTYADDNIGGVSTTGHGESILKYCVAHAIVKLMENGLDACTATTNAINGMTSRLNNTAGAISLSNKGDVGVHFSSNRMAWAYVKNNKVIYGIDQGQVLEESYDEKKN from the exons atgcagCCTATCATCATAGTCCACGGTGGAGCTGGTGATATTCCCACAAGTCGCGTACAAGGTAAATTGGATGGTATTAGAGTAGCAGTCCGGGCGGGTTATGAAGTCCTAAAGAAAGGCGGAACGTCTTTGGATGCTGTGGAGGCTGCGGTCGTTGCTATGGAGAAAGACGAGAATTTTAACGCCG GATATGGTTCCGTGTTAAACCTTCGAGGTGAAGTGGAAATGGAAGCCAGTATCATGAGCGGTACAAAACTCGACGTCGGCGCAGTAACTCTTATAAAGGACTTCCTACATCCCATAAGTATTGCTCATAAAGTTTTAACGGATTCTCCACATTCTCTGTTAGGTGGTGAAGGAGCGAAATTGTTTGCTTTGGAGAAG ggATTTAAAACAGTGCCTCCGGAGTCATTAATTAGTGAAAATGCTAAAAATGCTTTAGATAAGTTTTTGAAACATGGTGAATTTGGAAGAACTGAAATTGGGACAAAAGatgag gGTGGAGTGGGCACAGTTGGTGCAGTGGCTATAGATGCGAATGGCCACGTGGCGGTAGCCACCAGTACAGGAGGTATGAGTGGAAAAGCTGTGGGCAGGATTGGAGACACACCGCAAATTGGGAGCGGTACTTACGCGGACGATAACATTGGCGGAGTTTCTACAACTG GACACGGTGAATCGATCCTGAAGTACTGCGTAGCTCATGCTATTGTTAAGTTAATGGAAAATGGCCTTGACGCCTGTACCGCTACTACGAATGCTATTAATG GGATGACGTCAAGATTGAATAACACTGCTGGTGCTATTAGCCTATCCAACAAGGGGGACGTGGGAGTCCATTTTAGTTCTAACAGGATGGCGTGGGCTTACgtgaaaaacaataaagtaaTTTATGGAATAGATCAAGGGCAAGTTTTGGAGGAATCTTATGATGAAAAGAAGAATTAA